In Dryobates pubescens isolate bDryPub1 chromosome 32, bDryPub1.pri, whole genome shotgun sequence, the following are encoded in one genomic region:
- the CCL20 gene encoding C-C motif chemokine 20, with product MAGFSSKTLVLVSLLGLLVMLLCGTSKAQSNQDCCLSYTKARLPRWALKGYTEQLPGEVCDIHAIIFHTNRGLKACVNPKDAWVKKHLLFLSHKLKKMSM from the exons ATGGCTGGGTTTAGCAGCAAGACCTTGGTCCTGGTCTCCTTGCTTGGGCTCCTGGTCATGCTCCTGTGTGGCACCTCTAAAG CACAAAGCAACCAGGACTGCTGCCTGTCTTACACCAAAGCGCGTCTGCCTCGGTGGGCCCTGAAGGGTTAtactgagcagctccctggtgaAGTCTGTGACATCCATGCCATCAT tttccACACCAACCGTGGGTTGAAAGCCTGTGTCAATCCTAAGGATGCCTGGGTGAAGAAGCACCTTCTTTTCCTGAG CCATAAGCTCAAGAAGATGTCCATGTGA